The following coding sequences lie in one Maribacter forsetii DSM 18668 genomic window:
- a CDS encoding YegP family protein: MIKIDKKEDGFYQFILKSDNGNILLKSVSFSTENEVDNTLNDIKHLKDTNGKLFERRTNTDGKFLIELKNSNGKIIGSSGLYSSEAGMENGILNISNSIDLAIK; this comes from the coding sequence ATGATTAAAATTGACAAAAAAGAAGATGGGTTTTATCAGTTTATCCTGAAGTCTGATAACGGTAACATTTTATTGAAGAGTGTATCGTTCAGTACTGAGAACGAAGTAGATAACACTTTAAATGACATAAAACATTTAAAGGATACTAATGGCAAATTGTTTGAACGCAGAACAAATACTGATGGTAAATTTTTAATTGAATTAAAAAATTCTAACGGAAAAATAATTGGCTCCAGCGGACTTTATTCCTCTGAAGCCGGTATGGAAAATGGCATCCTAAATATTTCTAACAGTATAGACTTAGCTATTAAATAG
- a CDS encoding OmpA family protein, translating into MKKVLFLAVAFSASFAMAQDLPSNPEPGKCYVRCTTPDVYVNETTTITTNPSYKILKTIPATFKTITERVLVREEEKVLTVVPAKWGTETVTYVSKGGGNSLQVIPASFSPSTQTLEIKPAYAQWELGVAAPDCESGNPDDCRYWCYKGYPAQFETVSTQVLANDASTTSSPLGSKNGSYTKSVLISPATVVEKIIPAEYREITKTVLDKDAYTVEEIVPAKTTTLTKEVLKEKGGLTTWKEVECALVEYQALPINWDSGSATLTSQAKSIIDNRLLPVLAQNPGVKVELASHTDSQGGAASNQNLSERRAKAVADYLITKGVNSSLLVANGYGETKLLNRCKDGVSCTAREHAANRRTQFRLINN; encoded by the coding sequence ATGAAAAAAGTATTATTCCTAGCAGTTGCATTTTCAGCTTCTTTTGCAATGGCTCAAGATCTGCCATCAAATCCAGAACCTGGTAAATGTTACGTTCGTTGTACAACTCCAGATGTTTATGTAAATGAAACAACAACCATTACAACAAATCCGTCGTACAAGATTTTAAAAACGATTCCTGCTACATTCAAAACAATAACAGAACGTGTACTAGTGAGAGAAGAAGAAAAAGTGCTTACAGTTGTTCCTGCTAAGTGGGGAACAGAAACTGTAACATATGTATCTAAAGGAGGTGGAAATTCTTTACAGGTAATCCCTGCTTCTTTTTCTCCTAGCACACAAACATTAGAAATAAAGCCAGCTTATGCTCAATGGGAGTTAGGTGTTGCCGCTCCTGATTGTGAGTCTGGTAATCCAGATGATTGTAGATACTGGTGTTACAAAGGGTATCCTGCACAATTTGAGACAGTTTCAACTCAAGTTCTTGCAAACGATGCTTCAACTACAAGTAGTCCTTTAGGTTCTAAAAACGGATCATACACTAAATCAGTATTGATTTCTCCAGCAACTGTTGTAGAGAAAATTATTCCTGCTGAGTACAGAGAAATTACTAAAACTGTATTGGATAAAGATGCTTATACTGTTGAAGAAATAGTTCCTGCAAAAACGACTACACTAACAAAAGAAGTTTTAAAAGAAAAAGGTGGCTTAACTACTTGGAAAGAGGTAGAGTGTGCACTAGTTGAGTACCAAGCTTTACCGATTAACTGGGATTCTGGTAGCGCTACATTAACTTCTCAAGCAAAAAGTATTATTGACAACAGATTATTACCTGTATTAGCTCAAAACCCTGGTGTTAAAGTTGAATTAGCTTCTCATACAGATTCTCAAGGTGGTGCAGCTTCTAACCAAAATCTTTCTGAAAGAAGAGCTAAGGCGGTTGCTGATTACTTAATCACTAAAGGTGTTAACTCTAGTCTTTTAGTTGCTAACGGTTATGGTGAAACTAAATTATTGAACAGATGTAAAGATGGTGTTTCTTGTACTGCAAGAGAGCATGCTGCAAACAGAAGAACTCAATTTAGATTAATTAATAACTAG
- a CDS encoding thioredoxin family protein, with product MKYLILLFMIPLFASAQADFNSVDDSKWLTNYDSAISKAKKQKKNVLVYFTGSDWCPPCKMLKTDLFDTNEFQQLSNNYILLYIDVPRNRDLISEKQMVHNKELLTKLNKKKVFPMFKIIDAKGNELDKLSGYSMNGVIDSHLRLLEKNK from the coding sequence ATGAAGTATTTAATTTTATTATTCATGATTCCGCTTTTTGCCTCAGCACAAGCTGACTTTAATAGCGTAGATGATTCTAAGTGGCTAACTAATTACGATTCCGCTATTTCTAAAGCTAAAAAGCAAAAGAAAAATGTACTGGTTTATTTTACGGGTAGTGACTGGTGTCCGCCATGTAAAATGTTGAAAACTGATTTGTTCGATACTAACGAGTTCCAACAATTATCAAATAATTATATACTTCTATATATAGATGTACCTAGAAACAGAGATTTAATATCAGAAAAGCAAATGGTTCACAATAAAGAATTGTTGACGAAACTGAACAAGAAGAAGGTGTTTCCTATGTTTAAAATTATAGATGCCAAAGGAAACGAACTAGATAAATTATCTGGCTACAGTATGAACGGTGTTATAGATTCCCACCTAAGACTTTTAGAAAAGAACAAATAA
- a CDS encoding YbaB/EbfC family nucleoid-associated protein gives MFGDMMGMMGKLKETQKKVEETKKRLDTVSLEEKSNDGLVSVTITANREIKKIAIDDSLLQDKEQLEDYLILTLNKAIKNATNVNETELAAVAKDGMPNIPGMDSLFK, from the coding sequence ATGTTCGGAGATATGATGGGTATGATGGGAAAGCTTAAAGAGACCCAAAAAAAAGTAGAAGAAACCAAAAAAAGATTAGATACAGTTTCTTTAGAAGAAAAGTCTAATGACGGTTTAGTTTCTGTTACCATAACAGCGAATAGAGAAATTAAGAAAATAGCAATAGATGACAGTCTTTTGCAAGATAAAGAGCAACTAGAAGATTATTTAATTCTAACGTTAAATAAGGCTATAAAAAATGCAACTAACGTTAACGAAACCGAATTAGCAGCTGTTGCTAAGGACGGAATGCCCAATATTCCCGGCATGGATTCGTTATTTAAATAA
- a CDS encoding S9 family peptidase has product MSVKHPPKAQKIPKELVIHDDVRVDNYYWLNDKENKDVISYLEAENEYYDALTEHTKVFQEDLFQEMKGRIKEDDSSVPYKLNDYWYSTRYVIGGEYPLYSRFKNNLDTEEEIMFNCNDMAKGHDYFSLGGIAISPNNKMAAFGVDTVSRRQYTLQIKDLETGVVLDDKIENTTGGGVWANDNKTLFYTRKDPVTLRSDKIYKHKLGTPTSEDVLIFHEEDDTFSTFIYRTKSKKYLVIGSFSTLTSEFQILSTDTPNAEFQIFSPRERGLEYTIFHYENSFYILTNKDKAENFKLMQTSEDKTSSEHWQEFIPHRKDVLLEDIDIFKEYYVLSERENGLNKIRIIRWDGMEEYFLPFESETYTAYVGSNPDFDTEVLRYSYNSMSTPSSVIDFNMRTKAKEIKKEQEVLGGLFDKENYKEERLWATARDGEKIPMSIVYRKDTVLDENTPILQYAYGSYGSTIDPYFSTVRLSLLDRGFVFAIAHIRGGEYLGRRWYETGKLLKKKNTFTDFIDCSKFLIEQKMTSAKHLYAMGGSAGGLLMGAIINLQPDIYNGVIAAVPFVDVVTTMLDDSIPLTTGEYDEWGNPNEKEYYDYMKSYSPYDNVVAQEYPNMLVTTGLHDSQVQYFEPAKWVAKLRELKKDDHLLMLNTNMEAGHGGASGRFESLREVAKEYAFLLDLEGKIA; this is encoded by the coding sequence ATGAGTGTTAAGCATCCGCCAAAGGCGCAAAAAATTCCCAAAGAATTGGTTATTCATGATGATGTACGGGTAGACAATTATTATTGGTTGAATGATAAGGAAAACAAAGATGTTATTTCTTATCTAGAAGCTGAGAATGAGTATTATGATGCCTTAACCGAGCATACCAAAGTGTTTCAGGAAGATTTATTTCAAGAAATGAAAGGTAGGATCAAAGAAGACGATTCTTCTGTTCCTTATAAATTGAACGATTATTGGTATAGCACTAGATATGTTATTGGAGGTGAATATCCTTTATACTCTAGATTTAAGAATAATTTAGATACTGAAGAGGAAATTATGTTCAATTGTAATGATATGGCTAAAGGCCATGATTATTTTAGTCTTGGTGGTATAGCTATTAGCCCGAACAATAAAATGGCCGCTTTTGGGGTAGATACAGTTTCTAGAAGGCAATATACCTTACAGATCAAAGACCTTGAAACAGGAGTTGTTCTAGATGATAAAATTGAAAATACTACAGGTGGCGGAGTTTGGGCAAATGATAATAAGACATTGTTTTATACTCGTAAAGACCCGGTTACTCTCCGTTCAGATAAAATTTACAAGCATAAATTAGGTACTCCAACTTCTGAAGATGTATTGATTTTTCATGAGGAAGATGATACGTTTAGTACATTTATATATCGCACAAAATCTAAGAAATACTTGGTTATTGGTTCGTTCAGTACTTTAACCTCTGAATTTCAAATTTTGTCTACGGATACACCCAATGCGGAGTTTCAAATATTTTCGCCTAGAGAACGCGGATTGGAATACACTATTTTTCATTATGAAAATAGCTTTTATATTTTAACCAATAAGGATAAAGCGGAGAATTTTAAATTGATGCAAACTTCAGAAGACAAGACTTCTTCTGAGCATTGGCAAGAATTTATACCACATAGAAAAGATGTGCTTTTAGAGGATATAGATATTTTTAAAGAATATTATGTGCTTTCTGAACGTGAAAACGGACTTAATAAAATTAGAATTATTCGTTGGGATGGAATGGAAGAGTATTTCTTACCTTTTGAAAGTGAAACGTATACTGCTTATGTGGGTAGTAATCCTGATTTTGATACTGAGGTTTTAAGGTATTCTTACAACTCTATGTCAACACCTAGTTCGGTAATCGATTTTAATATGCGAACTAAGGCAAAGGAAATCAAAAAAGAACAAGAGGTACTAGGAGGGCTGTTCGATAAAGAAAATTATAAAGAGGAACGTTTGTGGGCTACCGCGAGAGATGGTGAAAAAATACCTATGTCCATCGTTTATAGAAAAGATACTGTTTTAGATGAAAATACGCCTATTTTACAATATGCGTATGGGTCTTACGGTTCTACGATCGATCCTTATTTTTCTACCGTTAGGTTGAGTTTATTGGATCGCGGTTTTGTTTTTGCCATTGCTCACATTAGAGGAGGTGAATATTTAGGGCGTAGATGGTACGAAACTGGTAAACTTTTAAAAAAGAAGAATACGTTCACAGATTTTATCGATTGTTCTAAATTTTTGATTGAACAGAAAATGACCAGTGCCAAGCATTTGTATGCAATGGGCGGTTCTGCCGGTGGTCTGCTAATGGGAGCGATAATTAATTTGCAACCCGATATTTACAACGGCGTTATTGCAGCGGTACCTTTTGTAGATGTTGTTACTACTATGCTAGATGATTCCATACCCTTGACTACAGGTGAGTATGATGAGTGGGGCAATCCTAATGAAAAAGAATATTATGATTATATGAAATCATATTCTCCCTATGATAATGTTGTTGCCCAAGAATATCCAAATATGCTGGTAACAACAGGATTGCACGATTCTCAAGTACAATACTTTGAACCCGCAAAGTGGGTGGCTAAACTAAGGGAATTAAAAAAAGATGATCATCTGTTGATGTTAAATACAAACATGGAGGCAGGTCATGGCGGTGCTTCGGGTAGGTTTGAGTCTTTACGAGAGGTAGCTAAGGAATATGCATTTCTTTTAGATTTAGAAGGGAAAATCGCATAG
- a CDS encoding PLP-dependent cysteine synthase family protein: MKNEIRAYNNILELVGNTPLVKLNKIAKNLTGNFYAKVEAFNPGHSSKDRIAIHIIEQAEKAGILTEGSTVIETTSGNTGFSIAMASIIKGYDCILAVSSKSSPDKIDMLRSMGAKVYVCPAHVSADDPRSYYEVAKRLHKETKGSIYINQYFNKLNMEAHYKSTGPEIWEQTAGQITHLIACSGTGGTISGTARFLKEQNPNIKVIGVDAFGSVLKKYHETGKLDTNEIYPYRIEGLGKNLIPGATDFSAIDEFIKVTDAESAHTAREISRTEGIFVGYTSGAVMQAIKQLDELNTFDENSNVVCIFPDHGSRYMSKIYSDQWMEDQGFLNTETVEETQEIQYIK, translated from the coding sequence ATGAAAAATGAGATCAGGGCTTACAACAATATATTAGAACTAGTAGGTAATACACCACTAGTTAAGTTAAACAAAATTGCAAAAAACCTTACTGGTAATTTTTACGCCAAGGTAGAAGCATTTAATCCAGGTCACTCTTCTAAAGACAGAATTGCGATTCATATTATTGAGCAGGCAGAGAAAGCAGGTATTCTTACCGAAGGCAGCACAGTAATAGAAACAACTTCAGGAAATACAGGATTTAGTATTGCAATGGCAAGTATCATTAAAGGGTACGATTGTATACTAGCGGTAAGTTCTAAATCATCTCCAGATAAAATAGATATGCTTCGCTCTATGGGTGCTAAGGTATATGTTTGTCCGGCTCACGTAAGTGCAGATGATCCTAGATCGTACTATGAAGTGGCTAAAAGATTGCATAAAGAAACTAAAGGTTCCATATACATCAATCAGTATTTCAATAAACTGAATATGGAAGCGCATTACAAATCTACCGGTCCTGAAATTTGGGAACAAACTGCCGGACAAATAACACACCTTATTGCTTGTAGTGGTACTGGTGGTACTATTTCTGGTACAGCTCGCTTTTTAAAAGAGCAAAACCCTAATATCAAAGTTATTGGTGTTGATGCGTTTGGTTCTGTATTGAAAAAATATCACGAAACCGGTAAATTGGATACCAACGAAATCTACCCATATAGAATAGAAGGTTTAGGTAAAAATTTAATTCCTGGAGCAACGGATTTTAGCGCTATAGACGAGTTTATTAAGGTAACCGATGCAGAAAGTGCACATACGGCTAGAGAGATTTCTAGAACAGAAGGTATCTTTGTTGGGTACACAAGTGGTGCGGTAATGCAGGCTATTAAGCAGTTAGATGAATTAAATACGTTTGACGAAAATAGTAATGTTGTTTGCATCTTTCCTGATCATGGCTCTCGTTACATGAGTAAAATATATAGCGACCAGTGGATGGAAGATCAAGGTTTCTTAAATACCGAAACGGTTGAAGAGACACAAGAGATCCAATACATAAAATAA